In Methanofervidicoccus abyssi, the following proteins share a genomic window:
- a CDS encoding phosphohexomutase domain-containing protein has product MYPTSIFEDYKLHTLMEKVPSYVNLRKKIKCNEDKKSSVIKYIIESGEKIYDGVVPETVDGARFNLEDGWVLIRPSGTEPYTRIRVEGRDNNIAKGLLERGLKLIKEALKT; this is encoded by the coding sequence ATGTATCCTACCTCTATTTTCGAAGACTATAAATTGCATACTCTTATGGAGAAGGTACCTTCCTATGTAAATTTAAGGAAAAAAATCAAGTGTAATGAGGATAAAAAATCAAGTGTGATTAAGTATATAATAGAAAGTGGAGAAAAAATATATGATGGTGTAGTCCCTGAAACTGTAGATGGTGCCAGGTTTAATTTAGAAGATGGATGGGTACTTATAAGGCCCTCTGGAACTGAACCCTATACAAGAATAAGGGTTGAAGGGAGGGATAATAATATAGCAAAGGGTCTTTTAGAAAGGGGCCTTAAATTAATTAAAGAGGCCCTAAAAACCTAA
- a CDS encoding nucleoside recognition domain-containing protein has protein sequence MHPSIDILIISFKTSLIYTLKLISIVIPTIFIMNYLINSGILEKISKNILPITKHLNINSLALSSILACLFSPTVGYSILAEGLKSNKISEEEVIATSLANSFPSLLSHTFTFFLPVVIPILGLTGVLFLLIRLGVALIKTVLGMFYLKRLSKNGNIEKDIVVEGYKKKSIKTSLYSTLKFSKRLVLVMYTTMFLVILLSKLGVFQYLNSLIMPVTKTFNLNPNIGLLALTEVINVYGAVVMAGGFLREGILNPKEVLIGLTIGNIITFSSRYVKHSLPLHITLFGPKLGTKIVMINGAITLLLDIFIIGFLILM, from the coding sequence ATGCATCCTTCTATTGATATCTTAATCATATCATTTAAAACATCCCTAATCTATACTTTAAAATTGATATCTATAGTTATCCCTACAATCTTTATCATGAATTATCTAATTAACTCAGGTATCCTGGAGAAGATCTCAAAAAATATATTACCTATTACGAAACATCTAAATATAAATTCTCTTGCTCTTTCTTCTATACTAGCATGTTTATTTAGTCCTACAGTCGGATATTCCATTTTAGCAGAAGGTTTAAAAAGTAATAAAATAAGTGAGGAAGAGGTAATTGCAACATCCCTTGCCAACTCTTTTCCTTCTCTTCTATCCCATACATTTACTTTTTTCCTACCTGTTGTAATACCTATATTAGGTTTAACTGGAGTGTTGTTCTTACTCATTAGGTTAGGTGTAGCACTTATAAAGACTGTATTAGGAATGTTCTATCTAAAGAGATTATCGAAGAATGGAAATATAGAGAAAGATATAGTGGTAGAAGGTTATAAAAAGAAAAGTATAAAGACTTCCCTGTACAGTACATTGAAATTTTCGAAGAGATTAGTACTAGTAATGTATACTACCATGTTTTTAGTTATACTTTTATCTAAATTAGGAGTTTTTCAATACTTGAACAGTTTAATTATGCCTGTAACTAAAACATTCAATTTAAATCCGAATATTGGTTTACTGGCCTTAACTGAAGTAATAAATGTTTACGGAGCTGTAGTAATGGCTGGAGGATTTTTGAGAGAGGGTATACTAAATCCAAAGGAGGTGTTGATAGGTCTTACCATTGGAAATATAATAACCTTCTCATCTCGATACGTAAAACACTCCTTACCTTTACATATAACTCTCTTTGGACCGAAACTTGGGACAAAAATAGTTATGATAAATGGTGCCATTACTTTACTCTTGGATATATTTATAATAGGATTTTTAATTTTAATGTAG
- a CDS encoding NfeD family protein: protein MILNIGYLLILMGLSFILLESIIPGLYFPAVGISLTIYGVMLLYAPSLALPLALVAGIVTVVILQSLVYKVGEDIKIGPEKFIGKVIILSVDLDKNGQGLITIDNEKWHIKGREPLKKGDKVRIVGIEGVFLVVEKVKE, encoded by the coding sequence ATGATATTGAATATAGGGTACCTATTAATTTTGATGGGATTATCATTTATACTCCTAGAATCTATTATACCTGGTCTTTATTTTCCAGCAGTTGGAATATCCTTGACTATATACGGTGTAATGCTACTCTATGCTCCATCTTTGGCACTACCCCTCGCCCTAGTTGCAGGGATAGTTACAGTTGTTATTTTACAGAGTTTGGTATATAAAGTAGGGGAGGATATAAAGATAGGCCCCGAAAAATTCATAGGAAAAGTGATAATTCTATCTGTAGACTTAGATAAGAATGGACAGGGGCTGATTACCATAGATAATGAAAAATGGCATATTAAAGGGAGGGAACCTTTAAAAAAAGGTGATAAGGTTAGAATAGTTGGAATTGAAGGGGTGTTCTTAGTTGTGGAGAAAGTTAAAGAATGA
- a CDS encoding molybdenum cofactor guanylyltransferase, with the protein MKISAIVLSGGNAERLGGEKPFRRWKESYLIESTIRVLVEMKIPFVLVFKNIRYLDSDHIDKIVYLLKKYRQTVTWDVIYNRGPTVGILSGMRITEGDWILVLPCDTPFINRESLENLLKYIDTAESKGYNCIVPKHENGYIEPLFSLYKRSSLNTLEKLVKEITVRNKGIPIRELIQRLNPLYVSSKDIDRSKRVFININTFEDLKNYDSSLP; encoded by the coding sequence ATGAAGATTTCAGCGATTGTACTCTCGGGAGGTAATGCAGAGAGATTAGGTGGTGAGAAACCATTTAGGAGATGGAAAGAAAGTTATCTAATAGAGAGTACTATCAGAGTACTTGTGGAGATGAAGATCCCCTTTGTTTTAGTGTTTAAAAATATTAGATATTTGGATAGTGATCACATTGATAAAATAGTGTATCTGTTGAAGAAATACAGACAGACTGTAACATGGGATGTGATATACAACAGAGGGCCTACAGTAGGAATACTCTCAGGCATGAGGATAACTGAGGGAGATTGGATTCTTGTACTTCCCTGTGACACTCCCTTTATAAATAGAGAATCCTTGGAGAACCTACTGAAGTATATAGATACTGCAGAATCTAAAGGCTACAACTGTATAGTACCTAAACACGAGAATGGATACATTGAGCCCCTTTTTTCTCTATATAAAAGATCTTCCTTGAATACTCTAGAAAAGTTAGTAAAGGAGATAACAGTCAGAAATAAAGGAATCCCTATAAGGGAGTTAATTCAGAGGTTGAACCCTCTATATGTATCTTCAAAGGATATAGATAGAAGTAAAAGGGTATTTATAAATATAAATACCTTCGAGGATTTGAAAAATTATGATTCCTCTCTACCCTAA
- a CDS encoding methanogenesis marker 6 protein, with translation MKTKVIVLSEDARTSPSRLFRFLNSLNYNIRVKETCFGAYIEGEDEVVDEVAKIVRNLEKNKIFCKDRGYPIWDKRVCRAYRGGGPRFGFHQLEAEQRTLELISKGLEELDKGNLEDEEIDKKYKEITHRYKKLDIKKFKEILETQID, from the coding sequence GTGAAAACAAAAGTTATAGTCCTATCTGAAGATGCCAGGACATCTCCTTCAAGACTTTTTAGATTTTTGAATTCTCTGAATTACAATATCAGAGTAAAGGAGACATGTTTTGGAGCGTATATTGAAGGAGAAGATGAAGTTGTTGACGAAGTTGCCAAAATAGTCAGAAACTTAGAGAAAAATAAGATCTTCTGTAAGGATAGAGGGTATCCAATATGGGATAAGAGAGTATGTAGGGCCTACAGGGGTGGAGGTCCTAGGTTTGGATTTCACCAGTTGGAGGCTGAACAGAGGACCTTGGAGTTAATATCTAAGGGATTGGAGGAATTAGATAAGGGTAATTTAGAAGACGAAGAAATAGATAAGAAATATAAGGAGATTACTCATAGGTATAAGAAGTTAGATATTAAGAAATTTAAGGAGATATTAGAAACACAGATAGATTGA
- a CDS encoding protein kinase domain-containing protein has protein sequence MSHNLHRFKEYKIIGKLVDWKRLENMLNNYNIILLDILGKGHRGVVFKGLYNDKKVAIKVPRVDAKNTIYEEGCILKEVNTLNIGPKLYTFSKDYLIMEYIEGINLKNYVSTENIDRKEYIKIIEEVLKQCIHLDIHGIDHGEIQGGKHIIINESSKVYIIDFGSAKIGRTPRNFSSAVSLFFGKSYIARRTCEILNISEVELEKIRKFVRNYKKYVVKRTSSQ, from the coding sequence ATGAGTCATAACTTACATAGATTTAAGGAGTATAAAATCATAGGTAAATTGGTAGATTGGAAGAGATTAGAGAATATGTTGAACAACTACAATATAATACTCTTAGATATCCTTGGTAAGGGACACAGAGGTGTGGTATTTAAAGGTTTGTATAACGACAAAAAAGTTGCCATAAAGGTACCAAGGGTGGATGCTAAAAACACAATCTATGAAGAAGGTTGTATATTAAAAGAAGTCAATACTCTAAATATAGGTCCTAAGTTGTATACTTTTTCCAAGGATTACCTTATAATGGAGTATATCGAAGGGATCAACTTGAAGAATTATGTTTCCACTGAAAACATAGATAGAAAGGAATATATTAAAATTATAGAGGAGGTTTTAAAACAGTGTATTCATCTCGACATCCATGGAATAGATCATGGTGAGATACAGGGGGGAAAGCATATCATAATAAATGAATCTTCTAAGGTGTATATTATAGATTTCGGCAGTGCCAAAATTGGGAGGACTCCTCGTAACTTTAGCAGTGCAGTTTCTCTGTTCTTTGGTAAATCTTATATCGCAAGAAGGACATGTGAAATATTAAATATCTCTGAGGTTGAATTAGAGAAAATAAGAAAATTTGTGAGGAATTATAAGAAATACGTAGTTAAAAGGACATCCTCACAATAG
- a CDS encoding DHH family phosphoesterase, whose protein sequence is MITTVFKDKKIYEKYRKTVNEIAEKIKNHQGLIRIITHYDTDGLASGTILIKMLYRLNKNFHLSIVEHLNEKVINRIYNNEYNNTLYIFCDMGSAYIDTIAGKDMNAIILDHHPPKLRYTKVEEVHQLNPHLFNLNGVREVSASGVCYLVAREYEFYDLSIFAIVGAIGDVQHEPFIGMNKFIVNEAREHRYLRNIVKDIIYNAYDLPIWQSILYSTKPYIKELSDEESVMNLLKEVDIDPNKTYLEEEEKNRLVSALKRYVDESQIVVDRYIINHKIEDAYYLSEILNACGKKGMGSVGIGVALEDDECIKIGKKIYIKYKNDIIEQLKNIELHKLNNIEYFFGKKGTIGHMASLLVRDKPVIGIYEEEGYYKMSSRGNRLLVEKGLDLSKVMSIASQFGGSGGGHNIASGARIPKIYLNAFLQKVDEIVGNQLKRREREMENREEVDNKGTD, encoded by the coding sequence ATGATAACAACAGTATTCAAAGATAAAAAAATCTACGAGAAATACAGAAAAACTGTGAATGAAATTGCTGAGAAGATAAAGAATCATCAGGGGTTGATAAGGATAATTACTCACTACGATACAGATGGACTGGCTTCAGGCACTATACTCATAAAGATGTTATACAGATTAAACAAGAACTTCCACCTCTCTATTGTGGAGCATCTAAATGAGAAGGTTATAAACAGAATATATAACAACGAGTACAACAACACCCTCTATATTTTCTGTGATATGGGTAGTGCCTACATCGACACAATTGCAGGGAAGGACATGAATGCCATCATCTTAGATCACCATCCTCCAAAGTTGAGATATACCAAAGTTGAAGAAGTGCATCAACTTAACCCTCACCTATTCAACCTCAATGGGGTACGGGAGGTATCTGCAAGTGGTGTCTGTTATCTAGTGGCGAGGGAATATGAGTTTTACGACCTAAGTATATTCGCCATTGTAGGTGCTATTGGAGACGTGCAACATGAACCTTTCATAGGTATGAACAAGTTTATAGTAAACGAGGCGAGGGAACACAGGTATCTAAGGAACATAGTAAAGGATATTATATACAATGCCTATGATCTCCCTATCTGGCAGTCTATATTGTATTCCACAAAACCCTATATTAAGGAGTTAAGTGATGAAGAGAGTGTAATGAACCTACTCAAGGAAGTAGATATAGATCCTAACAAAACCTACTTAGAAGAAGAGGAGAAGAATAGATTAGTTTCTGCTCTTAAGAGGTATGTAGATGAGTCCCAGATTGTTGTAGATAGGTACATTATAAACCATAAGATAGAAGATGCCTACTATCTATCGGAGATTCTTAACGCCTGTGGTAAGAAAGGCATGGGTTCTGTGGGCATAGGTGTCGCCTTAGAAGATGACGAGTGTATCAAGATAGGAAAAAAGATCTATATTAAGTACAAGAATGATATAATAGAACAACTTAAGAATATAGAACTTCATAAATTGAACAATATAGAGTATTTCTTTGGAAAGAAAGGTACTATTGGACATATGGCCTCTCTACTTGTAAGGGATAAACCAGTTATTGGTATCTACGAGGAGGAAGGGTACTATAAGATGTCTTCCAGGGGTAACAGGTTGTTGGTGGAGAAGGGATTAGACCTCTCAAAGGTTATGAGTATCGCTTCCCAATTTGGAGGTAGTGGTGGAGGTCATAACATAGCCTCTGGAGCGAGAATACCTAAGATATACCTCAACGCTTTCCTACAGAAGGTAGATGAGATCGTAGGGAATCAATTGAAGAGAAGGGAGAGAGAAATGGAGAACAGAGAAGAAGTAGATAATAAAGGTACTGATTAA
- the thpR gene encoding RNA 2',3'-cyclic phosphodiesterase — protein sequence MRCFLAIELSDEIVEELENLKSNFKIEGIKLVERENLHITVKFLGEIEEKTVEDIKNMDLSIEPVESHIGGLGVFPNENYIRVIWVGASNLVPLFEEVDMKLQGLNFKKEREYVPHITIGRVKFLKDKKILKERIKKYRDVDIGTLYVDSIVLMKSTLTRSGPIYNVLKRWDF from the coding sequence ATGAGGTGCTTTTTAGCAATTGAGTTAAGTGATGAGATAGTTGAGGAACTGGAGAATCTAAAGAGTAACTTCAAAATAGAGGGGATCAAATTAGTCGAAAGGGAGAACCTCCATATTACAGTTAAATTTCTTGGGGAAATCGAGGAAAAAACTGTTGAAGATATTAAGAATATGGATCTATCCATAGAACCTGTTGAGAGTCATATAGGGGGTTTGGGAGTATTTCCCAATGAGAACTATATAAGGGTTATCTGGGTGGGAGCCTCCAATCTCGTGCCTCTTTTTGAAGAGGTGGATATGAAGCTTCAAGGGTTGAACTTTAAAAAGGAGAGGGAGTATGTACCACACATAACCATAGGAAGGGTGAAGTTTCTTAAGGATAAAAAAATTCTTAAAGAGAGAATAAAGAAATACAGAGATGTAGATATAGGAACTCTCTATGTAGATAGTATAGTGTTGATGAAGAGTACCTTAACAAGGAGTGGTCCTATTTACAATGTGCTTAAGAGATGGGATTTTTAA
- a CDS encoding Trm112 family protein, translating into MTWIREYLDILQCPSCRGELELVEEKYRRYKLLCKRCKEEYPIINDIPILLKK; encoded by the coding sequence ATGACGTGGATAAGGGAATACTTAGATATACTTCAGTGTCCATCCTGTAGAGGGGAGTTGGAACTTGTGGAAGAAAAGTATAGAAGATATAAACTTCTATGTAAAAGATGTAAGGAAGAATACCCTATAATAAATGATATTCCTATATTGTTAAAGAAGTGA
- the purB gene encoding adenylosuccinate lyase, whose product MAVHPIDYRYGSEEMKRIWDEENRLQKMLEVEGAIAKAQGELGIVPKEAAMEICRKASTKYVKLERVKEIEREIKHDIMAMVKALAEVCEGNAGEYVHFGVTSNDIVDTAQSLQFKETIDILLGKLEELKEELLKKAEEHKYTVCIGRTHGQHAIPTTYGMRFALWASEIQRHIDRLKECKKRLCVSMVTGAVGTMAALGDKGMEVHKKVGEILGLTPVLISNQVIQRDRHGEFLATLALIAQTLNKIGVTVRNMQRTEIGELEEEFDPKKQVGSSTMPHKRNPITFEQICGLSRIIKANVLAGFDNIPLWEERDLTNSSAERCLFSESCVLLDHILNLSIKGIRKLRVNKENVKRNLELTKGLIMAERVMMTLAKKGMGRQRAHEVVRRCTMRAYEESRHLKEVLREDDEIMKYLREEELEELFDYSTYIGLAPKIVDNVIKELRR is encoded by the coding sequence ATGGCAGTGCATCCTATAGACTATAGATACGGTTCAGAGGAGATGAAGAGAATCTGGGATGAAGAGAATAGACTACAGAAGATGCTTGAGGTAGAAGGTGCTATTGCAAAGGCTCAAGGAGAACTTGGTATTGTACCTAAAGAAGCTGCTATGGAGATCTGTAGAAAGGCGTCTACAAAATACGTGAAGTTAGAGAGGGTTAAAGAGATCGAGAGGGAGATAAAACATGATATTATGGCCATGGTAAAAGCTCTTGCAGAGGTATGTGAAGGAAATGCTGGGGAGTATGTCCACTTTGGTGTAACATCCAACGACATAGTAGATACCGCCCAGTCCTTACAGTTTAAGGAGACCATAGATATTCTACTTGGGAAGTTGGAGGAGTTAAAGGAAGAACTACTTAAGAAGGCAGAGGAGCATAAATACACCGTCTGTATTGGAAGAACTCATGGACAACATGCCATCCCTACAACTTACGGTATGAGGTTCGCCCTCTGGGCTTCTGAGATCCAGAGGCATATAGATAGACTCAAAGAGTGTAAAAAGAGACTCTGTGTCTCCATGGTTACTGGGGCTGTAGGTACCATGGCAGCACTTGGAGATAAAGGTATGGAGGTACATAAGAAGGTAGGGGAGATTTTAGGATTAACCCCAGTTCTTATCTCCAACCAGGTTATTCAGAGGGATAGACATGGAGAATTTCTGGCCACTCTTGCCCTTATTGCCCAGACCCTAAATAAGATAGGGGTAACAGTTAGAAACATGCAGAGGACAGAGATTGGAGAATTGGAGGAGGAGTTCGATCCTAAGAAACAGGTTGGAAGTTCTACAATGCCTCATAAAAGAAATCCAATAACTTTTGAACAGATCTGTGGTCTCTCGAGGATAATCAAGGCAAATGTCCTTGCAGGTTTTGACAACATTCCCCTATGGGAGGAGAGGGATCTAACAAACTCCTCTGCAGAGAGGTGTCTCTTCTCTGAATCCTGTGTACTCTTAGACCATATATTAAATCTGAGTATAAAGGGTATTAGAAAATTGAGGGTAAATAAGGAGAATGTAAAGAGAAACTTGGAATTGACAAAGGGACTTATAATGGCTGAGAGGGTGATGATGACCCTTGCTAAGAAGGGGATGGGAAGACAGAGAGCCCATGAAGTAGTGAGAAGATGTACCATGAGAGCCTACGAAGAAAGTAGGCATCTTAAGGAAGTTCTAAGAGAAGATGATGAGATTATGAAGTATCTCCGTGAAGAGGAGCTAGAGGAGCTGTTTGATTATTCCACCTATATAGGACTCGCTCCAAAGATAGTAGATAACGTTATAAAAGAGTTGAGAAGATGA
- a CDS encoding 2,3-bisphosphoglycerate-independent phosphoglycerate mutase, with the protein MKIILFIIDGLGDRPNSKGNTPLKEANTPTLDGMAKEGICGIMNAVDIGVRPGSDTAHLALLGYDPYKYYTGRGPFEAAGVGIEVKPGDVAFRCNFATVDENFKVLDRRAGRIKETKELEKVIDGLEIDGVKVIFKESGGYRAALVLRGEGLSDKVSDGDPHKVGVKVSEVKPLDSSPEAKRTADILNKLIKISYERLNNHPVNEDRRKKGLLPGNIILPRGGGMVPYIEPFYERYKLRGACIAGTGLIKGIGKMVELDFIPVEGATGTPSTNYMGKARAVVESIKNYDFIMVNVKGADEASHDGDYETKVKVLENIDRMLEYILNNIDREEVYIVVTGDHSSPIEVRDHSADPVPIVIWGKSVRPDDVDRFDEFSTYKGGLCWIKGKYIMPILLDLINKSEKYGA; encoded by the coding sequence GTGAAGATAATACTTTTTATTATAGATGGATTGGGAGATAGGCCTAACTCTAAAGGAAATACTCCTTTAAAGGAGGCGAACACTCCAACATTAGATGGAATGGCTAAAGAGGGGATCTGTGGGATAATGAATGCCGTAGATATAGGAGTAAGACCTGGGAGTGATACTGCCCACTTAGCACTCCTTGGATACGATCCTTATAAGTATTACACTGGTAGAGGTCCCTTTGAGGCAGCAGGTGTAGGTATAGAGGTGAAGCCTGGGGATGTTGCATTTAGGTGTAACTTCGCCACTGTAGATGAGAACTTCAAGGTTTTGGATAGAAGAGCAGGGAGAATAAAAGAAACTAAGGAACTTGAAAAGGTTATAGATGGGTTGGAGATAGATGGAGTTAAGGTAATATTTAAGGAGTCTGGAGGTTATAGGGCAGCCCTTGTTCTAAGGGGGGAGGGGTTAAGTGATAAGGTATCAGATGGAGATCCTCATAAAGTAGGTGTTAAGGTATCTGAGGTTAAGCCCTTAGATAGTTCTCCGGAGGCAAAGAGGACTGCAGATATCCTCAATAAACTTATAAAAATCTCCTACGAGAGATTGAATAATCACCCAGTAAACGAAGATAGAAGGAAGAAAGGATTACTTCCTGGAAATATCATCCTACCTAGAGGAGGAGGGATGGTACCTTATATAGAACCATTTTATGAGAGATACAAGTTAAGGGGTGCCTGTATTGCAGGTACTGGACTGATAAAAGGTATTGGGAAGATGGTAGAGCTGGACTTTATACCTGTAGAGGGTGCTACAGGCACTCCTTCTACAAACTACATGGGTAAGGCCAGGGCTGTTGTAGAAAGTATTAAAAATTACGACTTTATAATGGTTAATGTAAAAGGTGCCGATGAGGCTTCCCATGACGGAGACTACGAGACGAAGGTAAAGGTACTTGAAAATATAGATAGGATGTTGGAGTATATACTGAACAACATAGATAGGGAGGAGGTTTATATTGTAGTAACTGGGGATCACAGTTCTCCAATAGAGGTGAGAGACCACTCTGCAGATCCTGTCCCTATAGTAATATGGGGTAAAAGTGTTAGGCCAGACGATGTAGATAGATTTGACGAGTTCTCCACTTACAAGGGAGGCCTATGCTGGATAAAAGGTAAGTATATTATGCCTATACTCTTAGATCTTATAAATAAATCTGAAAAATACGGTGCTTAG
- a CDS encoding amidohydrolase family protein, whose amino-acid sequence MYSRDTVYLKSHFLYGEDFQYRKGVLVIEDGIIKGFTREYIRDPISHKGVVIPPLINAHTHIGDNIIKDVGINKTLDELVKPPDGLKHRFLNTCSDEELIDGMLDGLEELKNNGVTYFCDFREGGLKGVYLLKRAYNKYNREFPYPIILGRPTTYNKEDLKNEIRKILKVVDGIGLSGCNEYSDEDLKVIRKLDYKIFSIHANEHKGSIEFSKSTYGMSEIERIIDLKLHPTFIVHATYTTPYEAQLLRECNIAVVVCPRANASFNVGLPDIKNLLNNDVLVGLGTDNFMANSPSILKEMDFIYKIYHIDPKEILRFSTINNCKILGLEGIGLIEEGYKGIFTFIRDCPSIRYSKNIVASIITRCEKGDIVIYGGNNDRGAY is encoded by the coding sequence ATGTATTCTAGAGATACTGTTTATCTAAAATCCCACTTCCTATATGGTGAAGACTTCCAATACAGAAAAGGTGTTCTTGTAATTGAAGATGGTATAATAAAAGGATTTACAAGAGAATATATAAGAGATCCAATTTCTCATAAAGGTGTTGTGATACCTCCCCTTATAAACGCCCATACTCATATAGGAGATAATATTATAAAAGATGTAGGGATAAACAAAACCTTAGATGAACTTGTAAAACCTCCCGATGGACTGAAACATAGATTTTTAAATACCTGTAGTGATGAGGAGTTAATAGATGGGATGTTAGATGGGTTGGAAGAGCTTAAAAATAATGGTGTAACTTACTTCTGTGATTTTAGGGAAGGGGGGTTAAAGGGTGTGTATCTTCTAAAAAGGGCATACAATAAGTATAACAGAGAGTTTCCATACCCTATAATATTAGGGAGACCTACAACTTACAATAAAGAAGATCTAAAAAATGAGATAAGAAAGATTCTGAAGGTGGTAGATGGAATAGGGCTAAGTGGATGTAACGAGTATTCAGATGAAGACCTGAAGGTTATCAGAAAGTTAGACTACAAAATATTCTCCATCCATGCCAATGAACATAAAGGTTCTATAGAGTTCTCTAAAAGTACTTATGGAATGAGTGAGATAGAGAGGATAATAGATCTAAAACTCCATCCCACATTTATCGTACATGCTACCTATACAACTCCTTACGAGGCACAGCTTTTAAGAGAGTGTAACATAGCAGTTGTTGTATGTCCAAGAGCAAATGCCTCCTTTAACGTAGGGTTACCGGATATCAAAAACCTACTGAATAATGACGTACTTGTTGGATTGGGGACTGATAACTTTATGGCTAACTCTCCCTCTATACTTAAGGAGATGGATTTTATATACAAAATATACCATATAGATCCCAAAGAGATACTTAGATTCTCCACGATAAACAACTGTAAAATACTGGGACTTGAAGGGATTGGATTGATAGAGGAAGGTTATAAAGGGATATTTACCTTCATAAGGGACTGTCCTTCTATAAGATATTCAAAGAATATAGTTGCTTCTATAATAACGAGATGTGAAAAGGGAGATATCGTAATTTACGGGGGAAATAATGATAGGGGAGCTTATTAA